From a single Candoia aspera isolate rCanAsp1 chromosome 2, rCanAsp1.hap2, whole genome shotgun sequence genomic region:
- the LOC134488882 gene encoding uncharacterized protein LOC134488882, producing MKLETPTQPPGLFSVRKTASVQLDQRLFTLEEVAVHFSEEEWALLEPDQKALHREVMEEISGVLASLELESCKKGTPGDLLGRLTEAAEGTAWHPQEDFNRAQCVIHNNVGRTCAAPGLCPPPPPSRLALRPAKRKRVPRAERAVEKMITHSEKNRQELLRELDAEHRCTTAFIQELRDDAQGRLEMRRQIAALCEATQNFVRVLDRALNGLADELQGTLPCPATASLCGLLVSVCGVVVKGLSAICAIANTNEEEADLIADMAAWRLASRARTSQRIRALLLRGDTESRLLFSALWGMVPRQRRWWVYPSRTRWWTELELTDWDDEQWVANFQMTRGTLFEIADRLRPQLQRQNTSLRQAVPVEERVGITVWWLATQASYREVAHRFGLGRTTVGSIVVEVCLAIEHVLLKSEVCLGDHQKIMDGFRDLGFPHCVGAVDGCYIATGAPFAQREEDFRKNCSSMLLQGAVDHTGRFISIEVGYSGNQPNTFAFENSALCSAMDTGQFVPGNPTVTSRGIAIPPVILGGSAYPSRRWLMKPFTGALNGPREAAYNHAFNRCRKVVEAAFGRLRARWRCLSGRLPVAEENVVCVIASCVVLHNICESRGHGMTLRAETVAPTGLFSQISPHSQEQGAEGEAVQAALADLVWTCW from the exons ATGAAGCTGGAAACGCCTACTCAGCCGCCAGGTCTTTTCAGTGTCAGGAAAACTGCCTCTGTACAACTGGACCAG AGGCTGTTCACCTTGGAGGAGGTGGCTGTGCAtttctccgaggaggagtggGCGCTGCTGGAGCCTGACCAGAAAGCTCTGCACAGGGAGGTCATGGAGGAGATCAGCGGGGTTTTGGCCTCTCTTG AACTGGAGAGCTGCAAGAAGGGAACACCGGGGGACCTGCTGGGGCGGTTGACGGAGGCTGCAGAGGGAACGGCTTGGCACCCGCAAGAAGATTTTAACCGTGCCCAGTGCGTGATCCACAACAATGTTGGAA GAACATGTGCTGCTCCCGGGCTTTGCCCTCCGCCTCCACCCTCCAGGCTGGCTTTGCGGCCGGCAAAGAGAAAGCGAGTCCCCCGCGCAGAACGTGCGGTGGAGAAAATGATCACGCATTCGGAGAAGAATCGGCAGGAACTTCTCCGCGAGTTGGACGCAGAACACAGGTGCACCACAGCGTTCATCCAAGAGCTGCGAGACGATGCGCAGGGCCGCCTGGAGATGCGCCGGCAGATTGCCGCATTGTGCGAGGCAACCCAGAACTTTGTGAGAGTTTTGGACCGGGCACTGAACGGCCTGGCCGATGAATTGCAGGGCACCCTCCCTTGTCCTGCGACAGCCTCCCTCTGCGGTCTGCTGGTGTCAGTGTGCGGTGTGGTGGTGAAGGGCCTCAGTGCCATCTGCGCCATTGCGAACACCAACGAGGAGGAAGCTGATCTGATAGCAGACATGGCGGCATGGCGTTTGGCCAGCCGAGCAAGGACCTCGCAGAGGATCCGCGCCCTACTCCTTCGGGGAGATACTGAGAGTAGGCTTCTTTTCAGTGCGCTGTGGGGGATGGTTCCACGGCAGCGCCGGTGGTGGGTTTATCCCTCCCGTACTCGGTGGTGGACTGAGTTGGAACTGACTGACTGGGATGACGAGCAGTGGGTTGCTAATTTTCAGATGACGCGGGGCACCCTTTTTGAGATTGCCGACCGGCTACGGCCACAGCTGCAGAGACAAAACACGTCGCTACGCCAGGCGGTTCCGGTGGAGGAGCGGGTGGGGATCACTGTCTGGTGGCTCGCTACGCAGGCGTCCTACAGGGAGGTTGCTCACCGGTTTGGCTTAGGAAGAACCACAGTGGGGAGTATCGTGGTAGAGGTTTGCCTTGCGATCGAGCATGTTCTCTTGAAGAGTGAGGTCTGCCTTGGAGATCATCAGAAG ATCATGGATGGCTTCAGAGACTTGGGTTTCCCCCACTGTGTCGGAGCAGTTGACGGATGCTATATCGCCACCGGTGCACCCTTCGCCCAGCGGGAGGAGGACTTCCGAAAAAACTGCTCCTCGATGCTGCTCCAAGGGGCGGTGGACCACACGGGGCGCTTCATCAGCATTGAAGTGGGCTACAGCGGGAACCAGCCCAACACCTTTGCCTTTGAGAACTCCGCTCTCTGCAGCGCGATGGACACCGGTCAGTTTGTGCCTGGGAACCCCACAGTCACCTCCAGGGGCATCGCTATCCCCCCGGTCATCCTTGGGGGCAGCGCCTACCCTTCCCGGAGATGGCTGATGAAACCGTTCACGGGGGCCCTGAACGGCCCAAGAGAAGCTGCCTACAACCACGCGTTTAACCGATGCCGGAAGGTGGTCGAGGCGGCTTTTGGGCGACTCAGAGCACGATGGCGCTGCCTGAGCGGAAGGCTGCCGGTGGCCGAGGAGAATGTGGTGTGTGTAATTGCCTCGTGCGTCGTGCTGCACAACATCTGTGAGAGCAGGGGGCATGGCATGACGCTGCGTGCAGAGACCGTGGCCCCCACAGGACTTTTCTCACAGATTAGCCCTCACAGTCAGGAACAGGGGGCGGAGGGTGAGGCGGTGCAGGCAGCCCTCGCAGACCTCGTCTGGACGTGCTGGTAA
- the LOC134489788 gene encoding zinc finger protein 420-like yields the protein MQPDQEQGSCPAADVAPLQFSALTTRLGLLGDVVQPPPESCGFAHRRARQISPTASPRGVRKGVHSPRARPCQGHLPPVYPDFQPPQLERGGVGALCICRPGCTLPTGEEEETRRPFPKVAGARPRPMVSLLPSGKWISVSLTLKPRCLRREERVAGRNLTGEVVAPRRRLSPSRRMNQPCGRGSYGRSGCRSSAYQRLHFPGKGERRAWASWREIKEGLRGVLGSLCRHRQPVRGLLRAPPGAREPVAVAPPREGEPRGGRAEGARLQRPDPRPSSHLPGLGSGRAGKGTLAGSGRRLASPRPGGRLAFRTPSRAPPRAHAPLPRALPGAPRSPARGAGSGGADLPEAEARPMASGPGLRPGGGGQEGGGAAPWLGSVMMLGISPRLPVLHGREAADAQLIQGCVTLEEVAVRFSEEEWALLDPGQKALHREVMEQIGGFVASLEDDERKAKNDHLLIHERTIIRRKHWISGKRSKQRAKSNGDQVSHAGDRPHKCLECGKCFTRKKNLAIHKKTHVREKPYKCSECGKSFSSSSDIARHQRTHTGERPYTCLECGKRFLYSSDLIRHGRKHTGEKPYECLECGKCFLRNTKLSIHRRTHTGERPYKCLECGKCFTESAQLSRHQITHTGERPYKCLECEKCFNRKENLALHQRTHTGEKPYKCSECGKSFSWNSQLSRHQISHTGERPYTCLECGKSFVCSSELLIHERNHTGEKPYKCLECGKCFVCNTQLSIHQRTHTGERPYKCLECEKCFNRKENLAIHQRTHTGEKPYKCSECGKCFSWNSQLCRHQRTHTGERPYACPECGKRFLCSSDLIRHGRNHTGEKPYKCLECGKCYICNTQLSIHLRTHTGEKPYKCLVCGKSFSENSSLTSHYRIHTGEKPYKCLGCGKCFARGSDLIKHEKIHAGKKLYRSMERGRGFNQETNVNSHVRTQAGEKPDRA from the exons ATGCAGCCAGATCAAGAGCAGGGCAGCTGCCCCGCTGCAGATGTTGCCCCGCTCCAGTTCTCGGCCCTGACCAccaggctggggctgctgggagatgTGGTTCAGCCGCCTCCGGAGAGCTGCGGCTTCGCCCACCGCCGCGCCCGGCAG ATCTCGCCTACCGCCTCTCCCCGGGGCGTCCGCAAAGGCGTCCACTCGCCCCGCGCCCGTCCCTGCCAAGGGCATCTGCCCCCCGTTTACCCGGACTTCCAGCCGCCGCAGCTcgagcggggtggggtgggggcccTCTGCATCTGCAGGCCCGGCTGCACGCTCCCCACCGGAGAGGAAGAGGAAACGCGACGGCCCTTCCCCAAAGTGGCAGGCGCGCGCCCTCGTCCAATGgtttctctcctcccttctggGAAGTGGATCTCGGTCAGCTTAACCCTTAAGCCTCGGTGCCTCCGCCGGGAGGAAAGAGTGGCAGGCAGAAATCTCACCGGGGAGGTGGTCGCCCCCAGGCGTCGCTTGTCCCCAAGCCGCAGAATGAATCAGCCTTGCGGCAGAGGGAGTTACGGCAGAAGTGGATGTCGCTCCTCCGCCTACCAGCGCCTGCATTTtccagggaaaggggaaaggcgGGCGTGGGCTTCGTGGCGTGAAATCAAGGAGGGGCTTAGAGGCGTCCTCGGGTCTCTCTGCCGTCACAG GCAGCCGGTTCGGGGCTTGCTTCGGGCTCCGCCGGGCGCCCGCGAGCCCGTCGCGGTGGCGCCTCCGCGCGAAGGGGAGCCGCGGGGCGGCAGGGCTGAGGGGGCGCGGTTGCAGCGCCCGGATCCCCGCCCGTCCTCCCACCTGCCGGGGCTGGGGAGCGGGAGGGCGGGGAAGGGGACCCTTGCGGGGAGCGGGCGCCGCCTCGCCTCCCCTCGCCCCGGAGGGAGGCTGGCCTTTCGGACCCCTTCGCGCGCGCCCCCCCGTGCACACGCGCCCCTCCCCCGCGCCCTGCCCGGCGCCCCCCGATCCCCGGCCCGAGGGGCTGGCAGCGGCGGGGCTGACCTGCCCGAAGCGGAGGCGCGCCCGATGGCGAGCGGCCCGGGGCTCCGGCCGGGGGGCGGCGGGCAGGAGGGGGGCGGCGCTGCCCCCTGGCTGG GTAGTGTAATGATGTTGGGAATAAGCCCCCGGCTCCCGGTTCTTCATGGACGGGAAGCAGCTGATGCGCAGCTCATACAA GGTTGTGTGACCTTGGAGGAGGTGGCTGTGCGtttctccgaggaggagtggGCGCTGCTGGATCCTGGCCAGAAAGCTCTGCACAGGGAGGTCATGGAGCAGATTGGTGGGTTCGTGGCCTCTCTCG AGGATGATGAAAGGAAGGCCAAAAATGACCATCTCTTGATACACGAAAGAACCATTATCAGAAGGAAACACTGGATTTCTGGAAAGCGCTCCAAGCAGAGGGCAAAGTCGAATGGAGATCAGGTGTCACACGCAGGAGACAGACCCCATAAATGTTTGgagtgtggaaagtgcttcaCCAGGAAGAAAAACTTAGCAATTCATAAAAAAACCCACGTaagggagaaaccctataaatgctcAGAGTGTGGGAAATCGTTCAGCTCCAGCTCTGACATTGCTAGGCACCAAAGGACTCACACGGGGGAGAGACCGTATACGTGCCTGGAGTGCGGAAAACGCTTCCTTTACAGTTCGGACCTGATTAGACACGGAAGGAAacacacgggagagaaaccctaCGAGTGTTTGGAGTGTGGAAAGTGCTTCCTTCGTAACACAAAGCTGAGTATCCATCGAAGGACCCACACAGGGGAGAGGCCTTACAAATGCCTGGAGTGCGGCAAGTGTTTCACCGAGAGTGCTCAGTTAAGCAGGCATCAGATAACTCACACCGGGGAGagaccctataaatgcctggagtgtgaaaAGTGCTTCAACCGGAAGGAGAACCTGGCTCTGCATCAGCGCAcacacacgggggagaaaccctaCAAATGCTCAGAATGCGGGAAAAGCTTCAGCTGGAATTCGCAGCTAAGCAGGCATCAAATATCCCACACAGGAGAGAGGCCGTACACGTGCCTGGAATGTGGGAAATCCTTTGTCTGCAGCTCTGAGCTCCTAATCCATGAAAGAaatcacacaggagagaaaccttacaaatgcttggagtgtggaaagtgCTTTGTCTGTAATACGCAGCTCAGCATCCATCAGAGGACTCACACCGGGGAGagaccctataaatgcctggagtgtgaaaAATGCTTCAACCGGAAAGAAAATCTGGCGATACATCAACGcactcacacaggggagaaaccctacAAATGCTCAGAATGCGGGAAGTGCTTCAGCTGGAATTCACAACTATGTCGACATCAACGAACTCACACTGGTGAGAGGCCGTATGCGTGTCCGGAGTGTGGGAAACGCTTCCTTTGCAGTTCTGACCTGATTAGACACGGGAGAAACCACACCGGAGAGAAACCTTAcaaatgcttggagtgtggaaagtgTTACATTTGTAATACCCAGCTGAGCATACACCTAAGaacccacacgggggagaagccctacAAATGCTTGGTgtgcggaaagagcttcagcGAGAACAGCTCCCTCACTTCCCATTACAGAATCCATactggagagaaaccctataaatgcttgGGGTGTGGAAAATGCTTTGCTCGCGGTTCTGACCTTATTAAACACGAAAAAATTCACGCAGGGAAGAAATTGTATAGATCCATGGAACGTGGAAGGGGCTTTAACCAGGAGACAAATGTTAATTCTCATGTAAGAACTCAGGCTGGGGAGAAGCCGGACAGAGCATAG